One Ailuropoda melanoleuca isolate Jingjing chromosome 14, ASM200744v2, whole genome shotgun sequence DNA segment encodes these proteins:
- the PCNX4 gene encoding pecanex-like protein 4 isoform X1 — protein MRRMSPDVPLLNDYKQDFFLKRFPQTVLGGPRFKLGYCAPPYIYVNQIILFLMPWVWGGLGTLLYQLGILEDYYTASFSGGLMLFAAFIIQFTSLYARNKSMTIERMLTTDILAEEDEHDFTSCAGTETIKFLIPGKKYIANTVLHSFLAGLMCGLGTWYLLPKRISLLYGSTGGTVLLFLFGWMTLCIGEYSLIVNTAAETATFQTQDTYEITPLMRPLYIFFFVSVDLAHRFTVNIPALEQMNQILHILFIFLPFLWALGTLPPPDALFLWAMEQVLEFGLGGSSMSTQLRLLIMFIISAGTAVTSYFIPSTVGVVLFMTGLGFLLSLNLSDMGLVFKRSVTRHRVGTNSKALPSGSEKPFTWKEYLFYIIILVLALIETSLLHHFAGFSQISKNSPQAIVGYVLMILLIILWILREIQSVCIFGIFRNPFYPKDVQTMTLFLEKQTRLVKIGVVRRILLNLVSPFAMIAFLSLDSSLQGLHSLSVSIGFTRAFRMVWQNTENALLETVIVSVVHLLVSSTDVWWNRSLDTGIRLLLVGIMRDRLIQFISKLQFAMTVLLASWTEKKRRKSTTTLCILNIVFSPFVLVFIVFSALLSSPLLPLFTLPLFLVGFPRPVQIWPGAVGTAACVCADTVYYHQMVPSLTTALQAAMATGSLGLLLPGSHYLGRFQDRLIWIMILECGYTYCCINIKGLELQETSCHTAEAQRVDEVFQSAFEQEYSRICSINEHFGNVLTPCTVLPVKLYSDARNVLSGIIDSHDNLKEFKGDLIKVLVWILVQYCSRRPNIQEVHRTENKGKASLIILPALNASPQSQSPEDTDSLNSEILGDWSDDNVFGDEPTIQKGKEGKDQLKVVSGINLPIPGSVESQGLGDHSIGTVPDNSLYKSVILGYPVVDKGKQKDVTYIPLAEFSCSHSHLLSLPEEWTSNCLPNSKMREMSSLFPEEWYRFVLRQLECFHTEENASNVLEEIAKDRVLKDFYVHAVMTCYFSLFGVDNMVPSPGHILRVYNGVLPWSLALDWLTEKPELFQLALKAFRYTLKLMIDKASLGPIEDFKELTNCLEEYETDWYIGLVSDEKWKEAILQEKPYLFSLGYDPNMGVYTGRVLTLQELLIQVGKLNAEAVRGQWANLSWELLYATNDDEERYSIQAHPLLLRNLTVQAADPPLGYPIYSSKPLHIHLY, from the exons ATGAGAAGGATGAGTCCAGATGTGCCTCTGCTGAATGATTACAAACAGGACTTCTTTCTGAAGCGCTTTCCGCAGACTGTTCTTGGAGGCCCTCGATTCAAACTAGGCTATTGTGCCCCTCCTTATATATATGTGAATCAAATTATCCTTTTTCTGATGCCATGGGTTTGGGGTGGATTAGGAACACTCTTGTATCAGTTGGGCATTTTGGAAGACTATTACACAGCGTCATTTTCAGGTGGACTAATGCTTTTCGCTGCATTTATCATCCAGTTCACAAGTTTATATGCCAGAAACAAGTCGATGACAATAGAAAGAATGCTAACCACAGATATCTTAGCAGAGGAAGATGAACATGACTTTACAAGTTGTGCTGGTACTGAGACTATCAAATTTCTAATTCCTGGCAAGAAATACATAGCCAATAcagttcttcattcttttcttgctGGGTTAATGTGTGGTCTTGGAACATGGTATCTGCTCCCGAAGAGAATATCCCTGCTATATGGCAGTACGGGAGGCACTGTTCTACTGTTTCTCTTTGGATGGATGACATTATGTATAGGAGAATATTCATTAATTGTAAACACAGCTGCAGAGACTGCGACTTTCCAAACCCAGGATACTTACGAAATCACTCCTCTTATGAGacctctttatatttttttctttgtttctgtagatctTGCACACAG GTTTACGGTAAATATACCAGCTCTAGAACAAATGAATCAGATTTTACAcatcttgtttatatttttaccCTTTCTGTGGGCACTCGGAACTCTGCCCCCACCTGATGCTCTTTTCTTATGGGCAATGGAGCAGGTTTTAGAGTTTGGCCTTGGAGGCTCATCTATGTCAACACAACTAcg gTTATTAATAATGTTCATCATCTCTGCTGGAACAGCTGTAACATCGTATTTCATTCCCAGCACTGTTGGTGTGGTTCTTTTCATGACTGGACTTGGGTTCTTACTGAGTCTTAACCTAAGTGACATGGGTCTTGTCTTCAAACGCAGTGTGACTAGACACAGAGTTGGAACCAATTCTAAGGCTTTACCCAGTGGTTCAGAGAAACCGTTTACTTGGAAGGAATACCTTTTCTACATCATCATATTAGTCTTGGCTCTCATAGAAACTAGTTTGCTGCATCATTTTGCTGGTTTCTCACAGATTTCCAAAAACAGTCCTCAGGCTATTGTTGGCTATGTTTTAATGATATTGCTTATAATACTGTGGATACTTAGAGAAATTCAAagtgtctgtatctttggaatTTTCCGAAACCCTTTCTATCCAAAGGATGTGCAGACTATGACTTTATTCTTAGAGAAGCAAACAAGACTTGTGAAGATTGGTGTTGTCAGACGGATTTTGCTAAATCTAG TGTCACCCTTTGCTATGATAGCATTTCTTTCATTGGACAGTTCCTTACAAGGACTCCactctctgtctgtctccatTGGATTCACGAGAGCATTTAGAATG GTATGGCAGAATACAGAAAATGCTTTATTGGAGACAGTCATTGTATCAGTAGTACACTTGTTGGTCTCCAGTACAGATGTATGGTGGAACAGAAGCCTGGATACAGGAATCAGACTCTTACTG GTTGGTATCATGCGTGATCGTCTGATTCAGTTCATCTCTAAACTGCAGTTTGCTATGACTGTACTTTTGGCATCGTGGACTGAGAAAAAACGTCGAAAGTCAACCACCACTTTATGCATACTCAACATTGTCTTCTCTCCATTCGTGTTGGTCTTCATCGTTTTCTCTgcactcctctcctctcccttactCCCCCTCTTCACCCTTCCTTTGTTCTTGGTGGGCTTTCCCCGACCTGTTCAGATTTGGCCAGGAGCAGTGGGCACCGCGGCCTGCGTGTGTGCAGACACAGTGTACTACCACCAGATGGTCCCAAGTCTGACCACTGCACTGCAGGCTGCAATGGCCACTGGAAGTTTAG GTCTCCTCTTACCTGGGTCTCATTACTTGGGCCGTTTTCAGGATCGTTTAATATGGATAATGATTCTAGAATGTGGTTATACTTACTGCTGTATTAACATTAAG ggGTTAGAATTGCAAGAGACATCCTGTCATACTGCTGAAGCTCAAAGAGTTGATGAAGTTTTTCAAAGCGCCTTTGAACAAGAATATTCGAGAATATGTTCTATTAACGAACACTTTGGAAATGTCTTGACACCCTGTACTGTTTTACCAGTAAAACTCTATTCTGATGCCAGGAATGTTCTATCTGGCATAATCGATTCTCAtgataatttaaaagaatttaaaggtGACCTTATTAAAGTACTTGTGTGGATACTTGTTCAGTACTGTTCCAGAAGACCCAACATTCAGGAGGTTCACagaactgaaaataaagggaaagcaTCTCTAATAATTCTGCCTGCTTTGAATGCTTCACCACAAAGCCAATCCCCAGAAGACACAGATAgtttaaattcagaaattttgGGTGACTGGTCTGATGATAATGTTTTTGGTGATGAGCCAACtatccaaaaaggaaaagaaggaaaagatcaaTTAAAAGTTGTATCAGGtataaatttgcctattccagGATCAGTAGAATCACAGGGGCTTGGTGATCATTCTATAGGCACAGTTCCTGATAACAGTCTTTACAAGTCAGTTATATTGGGTTACCCTGTTGttgataaaggaaaacaaaaagatgtgACATATATCCCTCTCGCGGAATTCAGTTGTTCTCATTCTCACTTGTTAAGCTTACCTGAAGAGTGGACATCTAACTGTTTGCCTAATTCCAAAATGAGGGAGATGAGCTCATTATTTCCAGAAGAGTGGTACCGGTTTGTTTTAAGGCAGTTGGAATGTTTTCATACAGAAGAAAATGCCTCAAATGTACTGGAAGAAATTGCAAAGGACAgagttttaaaagacttttatgtTCATGCAGTAATGACttgttattttagtttatttggaGTAGACAATATGGTTCCCAGTCCTGGTCATATATTGAGAGTTTACAATGGTGTTTTGCCTTGGTCTCTTGCCTTGGATTGGCTCACAGAAAAGCCAGAACTGTTCCAACTAGCACTGAAAGCTTTCAG ATACACTCTGAAACTAATGATTGATAAAGCAAGTTTAGGTCCAATAGAAGACTTTAAAGAGCTGACTAACTGCCTTGAAGAATATGAAACTGACTGGTATATTGGTTTGGTGTCCGATGAAAAGTGGAAGGAAGCAATTTTACAAGAAAAACCATACTTGTTTTCTCTGGGATATGACCCTAATATG GGAGTTTACACTGGCAGAGTACTTACCCTTCAAGAATTGTTGATCCAAGTTGGGAAGTTAAATGCTGAAGCCGTTAGAGGTCAGTGGGCCAATCTGTCATGGGAATTGCTTTATGCCACAAACGATGATGAGGAACGATATAGTATACAAGCACATCCACTACTGTTAAGAAACCTTACGGTACAAGCAGCTGATCCTCCCCTGGGATATCCAATTTATTCTTCAAAACCTCTTCACATACATTTGTATTAG
- the PCNX4 gene encoding pecanex-like protein 4 isoform X3 — MLFTVNIPALEQMNQILHILFIFLPFLWALGTLPPPDALFLWAMEQVLEFGLGGSSMSTQLRLLIMFIISAGTAVTSYFIPSTVGVVLFMTGLGFLLSLNLSDMGLVFKRSVTRHRVGTNSKALPSGSEKPFTWKEYLFYIIILVLALIETSLLHHFAGFSQISKNSPQAIVGYVLMILLIILWILREIQSVCIFGIFRNPFYPKDVQTMTLFLEKQTRLVKIGVVRRILLNLVSPFAMIAFLSLDSSLQGLHSLSVSIGFTRAFRMVWQNTENALLETVIVSVVHLLVSSTDVWWNRSLDTGIRLLLVGIMRDRLIQFISKLQFAMTVLLASWTEKKRRKSTTTLCILNIVFSPFVLVFIVFSALLSSPLLPLFTLPLFLVGFPRPVQIWPGAVGTAACVCADTVYYHQMVPSLTTALQAAMATGSLGLLLPGSHYLGRFQDRLIWIMILECGYTYCCINIKGLELQETSCHTAEAQRVDEVFQSAFEQEYSRICSINEHFGNVLTPCTVLPVKLYSDARNVLSGIIDSHDNLKEFKGDLIKVLVWILVQYCSRRPNIQEVHRTENKGKASLIILPALNASPQSQSPEDTDSLNSEILGDWSDDNVFGDEPTIQKGKEGKDQLKVVSGINLPIPGSVESQGLGDHSIGTVPDNSLYKSVILGYPVVDKGKQKDVTYIPLAEFSCSHSHLLSLPEEWTSNCLPNSKMREMSSLFPEEWYRFVLRQLECFHTEENASNVLEEIAKDRVLKDFYVHAVMTCYFSLFGVDNMVPSPGHILRVYNGVLPWSLALDWLTEKPELFQLALKAFRYTLKLMIDKASLGPIEDFKELTNCLEEYETDWYIGLVSDEKWKEAILQEKPYLFSLGYDPNMGVYTGRVLTLQELLIQVGKLNAEAVRGQWANLSWELLYATNDDEERYSIQAHPLLLRNLTVQAADPPLGYPIYSSKPLHIHLY, encoded by the exons ATGCT GTTTACGGTAAATATACCAGCTCTAGAACAAATGAATCAGATTTTACAcatcttgtttatatttttaccCTTTCTGTGGGCACTCGGAACTCTGCCCCCACCTGATGCTCTTTTCTTATGGGCAATGGAGCAGGTTTTAGAGTTTGGCCTTGGAGGCTCATCTATGTCAACACAACTAcg gTTATTAATAATGTTCATCATCTCTGCTGGAACAGCTGTAACATCGTATTTCATTCCCAGCACTGTTGGTGTGGTTCTTTTCATGACTGGACTTGGGTTCTTACTGAGTCTTAACCTAAGTGACATGGGTCTTGTCTTCAAACGCAGTGTGACTAGACACAGAGTTGGAACCAATTCTAAGGCTTTACCCAGTGGTTCAGAGAAACCGTTTACTTGGAAGGAATACCTTTTCTACATCATCATATTAGTCTTGGCTCTCATAGAAACTAGTTTGCTGCATCATTTTGCTGGTTTCTCACAGATTTCCAAAAACAGTCCTCAGGCTATTGTTGGCTATGTTTTAATGATATTGCTTATAATACTGTGGATACTTAGAGAAATTCAAagtgtctgtatctttggaatTTTCCGAAACCCTTTCTATCCAAAGGATGTGCAGACTATGACTTTATTCTTAGAGAAGCAAACAAGACTTGTGAAGATTGGTGTTGTCAGACGGATTTTGCTAAATCTAG TGTCACCCTTTGCTATGATAGCATTTCTTTCATTGGACAGTTCCTTACAAGGACTCCactctctgtctgtctccatTGGATTCACGAGAGCATTTAGAATG GTATGGCAGAATACAGAAAATGCTTTATTGGAGACAGTCATTGTATCAGTAGTACACTTGTTGGTCTCCAGTACAGATGTATGGTGGAACAGAAGCCTGGATACAGGAATCAGACTCTTACTG GTTGGTATCATGCGTGATCGTCTGATTCAGTTCATCTCTAAACTGCAGTTTGCTATGACTGTACTTTTGGCATCGTGGACTGAGAAAAAACGTCGAAAGTCAACCACCACTTTATGCATACTCAACATTGTCTTCTCTCCATTCGTGTTGGTCTTCATCGTTTTCTCTgcactcctctcctctcccttactCCCCCTCTTCACCCTTCCTTTGTTCTTGGTGGGCTTTCCCCGACCTGTTCAGATTTGGCCAGGAGCAGTGGGCACCGCGGCCTGCGTGTGTGCAGACACAGTGTACTACCACCAGATGGTCCCAAGTCTGACCACTGCACTGCAGGCTGCAATGGCCACTGGAAGTTTAG GTCTCCTCTTACCTGGGTCTCATTACTTGGGCCGTTTTCAGGATCGTTTAATATGGATAATGATTCTAGAATGTGGTTATACTTACTGCTGTATTAACATTAAG ggGTTAGAATTGCAAGAGACATCCTGTCATACTGCTGAAGCTCAAAGAGTTGATGAAGTTTTTCAAAGCGCCTTTGAACAAGAATATTCGAGAATATGTTCTATTAACGAACACTTTGGAAATGTCTTGACACCCTGTACTGTTTTACCAGTAAAACTCTATTCTGATGCCAGGAATGTTCTATCTGGCATAATCGATTCTCAtgataatttaaaagaatttaaaggtGACCTTATTAAAGTACTTGTGTGGATACTTGTTCAGTACTGTTCCAGAAGACCCAACATTCAGGAGGTTCACagaactgaaaataaagggaaagcaTCTCTAATAATTCTGCCTGCTTTGAATGCTTCACCACAAAGCCAATCCCCAGAAGACACAGATAgtttaaattcagaaattttgGGTGACTGGTCTGATGATAATGTTTTTGGTGATGAGCCAACtatccaaaaaggaaaagaaggaaaagatcaaTTAAAAGTTGTATCAGGtataaatttgcctattccagGATCAGTAGAATCACAGGGGCTTGGTGATCATTCTATAGGCACAGTTCCTGATAACAGTCTTTACAAGTCAGTTATATTGGGTTACCCTGTTGttgataaaggaaaacaaaaagatgtgACATATATCCCTCTCGCGGAATTCAGTTGTTCTCATTCTCACTTGTTAAGCTTACCTGAAGAGTGGACATCTAACTGTTTGCCTAATTCCAAAATGAGGGAGATGAGCTCATTATTTCCAGAAGAGTGGTACCGGTTTGTTTTAAGGCAGTTGGAATGTTTTCATACAGAAGAAAATGCCTCAAATGTACTGGAAGAAATTGCAAAGGACAgagttttaaaagacttttatgtTCATGCAGTAATGACttgttattttagtttatttggaGTAGACAATATGGTTCCCAGTCCTGGTCATATATTGAGAGTTTACAATGGTGTTTTGCCTTGGTCTCTTGCCTTGGATTGGCTCACAGAAAAGCCAGAACTGTTCCAACTAGCACTGAAAGCTTTCAG ATACACTCTGAAACTAATGATTGATAAAGCAAGTTTAGGTCCAATAGAAGACTTTAAAGAGCTGACTAACTGCCTTGAAGAATATGAAACTGACTGGTATATTGGTTTGGTGTCCGATGAAAAGTGGAAGGAAGCAATTTTACAAGAAAAACCATACTTGTTTTCTCTGGGATATGACCCTAATATG GGAGTTTACACTGGCAGAGTACTTACCCTTCAAGAATTGTTGATCCAAGTTGGGAAGTTAAATGCTGAAGCCGTTAGAGGTCAGTGGGCCAATCTGTCATGGGAATTGCTTTATGCCACAAACGATGATGAGGAACGATATAGTATACAAGCACATCCACTACTGTTAAGAAACCTTACGGTACAAGCAGCTGATCCTCCCCTGGGATATCCAATTTATTCTTCAAAACCTCTTCACATACATTTGTATTAG
- the PCNX4 gene encoding pecanex-like protein 4 isoform X2, whose amino-acid sequence MFPFSYRFTVNIPALEQMNQILHILFIFLPFLWALGTLPPPDALFLWAMEQVLEFGLGGSSMSTQLRLLIMFIISAGTAVTSYFIPSTVGVVLFMTGLGFLLSLNLSDMGLVFKRSVTRHRVGTNSKALPSGSEKPFTWKEYLFYIIILVLALIETSLLHHFAGFSQISKNSPQAIVGYVLMILLIILWILREIQSVCIFGIFRNPFYPKDVQTMTLFLEKQTRLVKIGVVRRILLNLVSPFAMIAFLSLDSSLQGLHSLSVSIGFTRAFRMVWQNTENALLETVIVSVVHLLVSSTDVWWNRSLDTGIRLLLVGIMRDRLIQFISKLQFAMTVLLASWTEKKRRKSTTTLCILNIVFSPFVLVFIVFSALLSSPLLPLFTLPLFLVGFPRPVQIWPGAVGTAACVCADTVYYHQMVPSLTTALQAAMATGSLGLLLPGSHYLGRFQDRLIWIMILECGYTYCCINIKGLELQETSCHTAEAQRVDEVFQSAFEQEYSRICSINEHFGNVLTPCTVLPVKLYSDARNVLSGIIDSHDNLKEFKGDLIKVLVWILVQYCSRRPNIQEVHRTENKGKASLIILPALNASPQSQSPEDTDSLNSEILGDWSDDNVFGDEPTIQKGKEGKDQLKVVSGINLPIPGSVESQGLGDHSIGTVPDNSLYKSVILGYPVVDKGKQKDVTYIPLAEFSCSHSHLLSLPEEWTSNCLPNSKMREMSSLFPEEWYRFVLRQLECFHTEENASNVLEEIAKDRVLKDFYVHAVMTCYFSLFGVDNMVPSPGHILRVYNGVLPWSLALDWLTEKPELFQLALKAFRYTLKLMIDKASLGPIEDFKELTNCLEEYETDWYIGLVSDEKWKEAILQEKPYLFSLGYDPNMGVYTGRVLTLQELLIQVGKLNAEAVRGQWANLSWELLYATNDDEERYSIQAHPLLLRNLTVQAADPPLGYPIYSSKPLHIHLY is encoded by the exons atgtttcctttttcttatagGTTTACGGTAAATATACCAGCTCTAGAACAAATGAATCAGATTTTACAcatcttgtttatatttttaccCTTTCTGTGGGCACTCGGAACTCTGCCCCCACCTGATGCTCTTTTCTTATGGGCAATGGAGCAGGTTTTAGAGTTTGGCCTTGGAGGCTCATCTATGTCAACACAACTAcg gTTATTAATAATGTTCATCATCTCTGCTGGAACAGCTGTAACATCGTATTTCATTCCCAGCACTGTTGGTGTGGTTCTTTTCATGACTGGACTTGGGTTCTTACTGAGTCTTAACCTAAGTGACATGGGTCTTGTCTTCAAACGCAGTGTGACTAGACACAGAGTTGGAACCAATTCTAAGGCTTTACCCAGTGGTTCAGAGAAACCGTTTACTTGGAAGGAATACCTTTTCTACATCATCATATTAGTCTTGGCTCTCATAGAAACTAGTTTGCTGCATCATTTTGCTGGTTTCTCACAGATTTCCAAAAACAGTCCTCAGGCTATTGTTGGCTATGTTTTAATGATATTGCTTATAATACTGTGGATACTTAGAGAAATTCAAagtgtctgtatctttggaatTTTCCGAAACCCTTTCTATCCAAAGGATGTGCAGACTATGACTTTATTCTTAGAGAAGCAAACAAGACTTGTGAAGATTGGTGTTGTCAGACGGATTTTGCTAAATCTAG TGTCACCCTTTGCTATGATAGCATTTCTTTCATTGGACAGTTCCTTACAAGGACTCCactctctgtctgtctccatTGGATTCACGAGAGCATTTAGAATG GTATGGCAGAATACAGAAAATGCTTTATTGGAGACAGTCATTGTATCAGTAGTACACTTGTTGGTCTCCAGTACAGATGTATGGTGGAACAGAAGCCTGGATACAGGAATCAGACTCTTACTG GTTGGTATCATGCGTGATCGTCTGATTCAGTTCATCTCTAAACTGCAGTTTGCTATGACTGTACTTTTGGCATCGTGGACTGAGAAAAAACGTCGAAAGTCAACCACCACTTTATGCATACTCAACATTGTCTTCTCTCCATTCGTGTTGGTCTTCATCGTTTTCTCTgcactcctctcctctcccttactCCCCCTCTTCACCCTTCCTTTGTTCTTGGTGGGCTTTCCCCGACCTGTTCAGATTTGGCCAGGAGCAGTGGGCACCGCGGCCTGCGTGTGTGCAGACACAGTGTACTACCACCAGATGGTCCCAAGTCTGACCACTGCACTGCAGGCTGCAATGGCCACTGGAAGTTTAG GTCTCCTCTTACCTGGGTCTCATTACTTGGGCCGTTTTCAGGATCGTTTAATATGGATAATGATTCTAGAATGTGGTTATACTTACTGCTGTATTAACATTAAG ggGTTAGAATTGCAAGAGACATCCTGTCATACTGCTGAAGCTCAAAGAGTTGATGAAGTTTTTCAAAGCGCCTTTGAACAAGAATATTCGAGAATATGTTCTATTAACGAACACTTTGGAAATGTCTTGACACCCTGTACTGTTTTACCAGTAAAACTCTATTCTGATGCCAGGAATGTTCTATCTGGCATAATCGATTCTCAtgataatttaaaagaatttaaaggtGACCTTATTAAAGTACTTGTGTGGATACTTGTTCAGTACTGTTCCAGAAGACCCAACATTCAGGAGGTTCACagaactgaaaataaagggaaagcaTCTCTAATAATTCTGCCTGCTTTGAATGCTTCACCACAAAGCCAATCCCCAGAAGACACAGATAgtttaaattcagaaattttgGGTGACTGGTCTGATGATAATGTTTTTGGTGATGAGCCAACtatccaaaaaggaaaagaaggaaaagatcaaTTAAAAGTTGTATCAGGtataaatttgcctattccagGATCAGTAGAATCACAGGGGCTTGGTGATCATTCTATAGGCACAGTTCCTGATAACAGTCTTTACAAGTCAGTTATATTGGGTTACCCTGTTGttgataaaggaaaacaaaaagatgtgACATATATCCCTCTCGCGGAATTCAGTTGTTCTCATTCTCACTTGTTAAGCTTACCTGAAGAGTGGACATCTAACTGTTTGCCTAATTCCAAAATGAGGGAGATGAGCTCATTATTTCCAGAAGAGTGGTACCGGTTTGTTTTAAGGCAGTTGGAATGTTTTCATACAGAAGAAAATGCCTCAAATGTACTGGAAGAAATTGCAAAGGACAgagttttaaaagacttttatgtTCATGCAGTAATGACttgttattttagtttatttggaGTAGACAATATGGTTCCCAGTCCTGGTCATATATTGAGAGTTTACAATGGTGTTTTGCCTTGGTCTCTTGCCTTGGATTGGCTCACAGAAAAGCCAGAACTGTTCCAACTAGCACTGAAAGCTTTCAG ATACACTCTGAAACTAATGATTGATAAAGCAAGTTTAGGTCCAATAGAAGACTTTAAAGAGCTGACTAACTGCCTTGAAGAATATGAAACTGACTGGTATATTGGTTTGGTGTCCGATGAAAAGTGGAAGGAAGCAATTTTACAAGAAAAACCATACTTGTTTTCTCTGGGATATGACCCTAATATG GGAGTTTACACTGGCAGAGTACTTACCCTTCAAGAATTGTTGATCCAAGTTGGGAAGTTAAATGCTGAAGCCGTTAGAGGTCAGTGGGCCAATCTGTCATGGGAATTGCTTTATGCCACAAACGATGATGAGGAACGATATAGTATACAAGCACATCCACTACTGTTAAGAAACCTTACGGTACAAGCAGCTGATCCTCCCCTGGGATATCCAATTTATTCTTCAAAACCTCTTCACATACATTTGTATTAG